In Capsicum annuum cultivar UCD-10X-F1 chromosome 11, UCD10Xv1.1, whole genome shotgun sequence, one genomic interval encodes:
- the LOC124888705 gene encoding polyubiquitin-like isoform X1, which translates to MDPQENPWSQDRTMRIIIQDDTYRDVINWKSLPKSFLPNTVEVAKDAAHSESKTFLLMVEPDDSIAAVKAYIQEEKGIPFKKQKLLNEDGGVMRDALTLLSAGIKKGSTLILRYAPITQIIVTTLSGRRFKLMVESDDTVADVKAAIQEKEGIRFHKQRIIYDGRQLQDHVLLVDCGVQYKSVLSVVLTLCGC; encoded by the exons ATGGATCCTCAAGAGA ATCCATGGTCACAGGATCGAACGATGCGGATCATTATTCAAGATGACACTTATAGAGACGTGATTAATTGGAAGTCGTTACCAAAATCTTTTCTGCCGAATACTGTAGAAGTTGCCAAAGATGCTGCGCATTCAGAATCCAAAACTTTTCTTCTAATGGTTGAACCAGATGACAGTATAGCTGCAGTTAAAGCCTACATTCAAGAGGAAAAGGGAATCCCTTTTAAGAAACAGAAGTTGTTGAATGAAGATGGGGGAGTCATGAGAGATGCACTGACTCTTCTTTCTGCAGGAATCAAAAAAGGATCTACCTTAATCCTTCGATATGCACCAATAACGCAAATCATAGTGACAACGCTTAGTGGTCGCAGGTTTAAGTTAATGGTTGAGAGTGATGACACCGTTGCAGATGTTAAGGCAGCCATTCAAGAAAAGGAAGGTATTCGATTTCATAAACAAAGGATAATATATGATGGACGACAACTCCAAGATCATGTGCTTCTTGTCGACTGCGGAGTTCAGTATAAGAGTGTTCTGAGTGTGGTCTTAACGCTGTGCGGTTGTTGA
- the LOC124888705 gene encoding polyubiquitin-like isoform X2 has translation MRIIIQDDTYRDVINWKSLPKSFLPNTVEVAKDAAHSESKTFLLMVEPDDSIAAVKAYIQEEKGIPFKKQKLLNEDGGVMRDALTLLSAGIKKGSTLILRYAPITQIIVTTLSGRRFKLMVESDDTVADVKAAIQEKEGIRFHKQRIIYDGRQLQDHVLLVDCGVQYKSVLSVVLTLCGC, from the coding sequence ATGCGGATCATTATTCAAGATGACACTTATAGAGACGTGATTAATTGGAAGTCGTTACCAAAATCTTTTCTGCCGAATACTGTAGAAGTTGCCAAAGATGCTGCGCATTCAGAATCCAAAACTTTTCTTCTAATGGTTGAACCAGATGACAGTATAGCTGCAGTTAAAGCCTACATTCAAGAGGAAAAGGGAATCCCTTTTAAGAAACAGAAGTTGTTGAATGAAGATGGGGGAGTCATGAGAGATGCACTGACTCTTCTTTCTGCAGGAATCAAAAAAGGATCTACCTTAATCCTTCGATATGCACCAATAACGCAAATCATAGTGACAACGCTTAGTGGTCGCAGGTTTAAGTTAATGGTTGAGAGTGATGACACCGTTGCAGATGTTAAGGCAGCCATTCAAGAAAAGGAAGGTATTCGATTTCATAAACAAAGGATAATATATGATGGACGACAACTCCAAGATCATGTGCTTCTTGTCGACTGCGGAGTTCAGTATAAGAGTGTTCTGAGTGTGGTCTTAACGCTGTGCGGTTGTTGA